The Chlorocebus sabaeus isolate Y175 chromosome 1, mChlSab1.0.hap1, whole genome shotgun sequence genome includes a region encoding these proteins:
- the ACY3 gene encoding N-acyl-aromatic-L-amino acid amidohydrolase (carboxylate-forming): MCSLPVPREPLRRVAVTGGTHGNEMSGVYLARHWLQAPAELQRLSFSAVPVLANPAATAACRRYVDHDLNRAFTSSFLNSRPTPDDPYEVTRARELNQLLGPKASGRAFDFVLDLHNTTANMGTCLIAKSSHEVFPMHLCRHLQLQYPELSCQVFLCQRSGEESYNLDSVAKNGLALELGPQPQGVLRADIFSRMRTLVATVLDFIELFNQGTAFPAFEMEAYRPVGVVDFPRTDAGDLAGTVHPQLQDQDFQPLQPGAPIFQMFSGEDLLYDGESTVYPVFINEAAYYEKGIAFVQTEKFTFTVPAMPVLNPAPSPAS; the protein is encoded by the exons ATGTGCTCACTGCCTGTGCCCCGGGAGCCCCTGCGTCGCGTGGCTGTCACTGGGGGCACACATGGCAACGAGATGTCAGGTGTCTACCTGGCCCGGCACTGGCTGCAGGCCCCCGCGGAGCTGCAGAGACTCAGCTTCTCCGCTGTGCCTGTGCTGGCCAACCCGGCAGCCACAGCCGCCTGCCGCCGCTACGTGGACCATGACCTCAACCGCGCCTTCACCAGCAGCTTCCTCAA TTCCAGGCCCACCCCGGACGACCCATATGAGGTGACAAGAGCCCGAGAGCTGAACCAGCTGCTGGGGCCCAAGGCCTCAGGCCGGGCCTTTGACTTTGTCCTTGACCTGCACAACACCACGGCCAACATGGGCACCTGCTTAATCGCGAAGTCCTCCCACGAAGTCTTTCCCATGCACCTGTGTCGCCACCTGCAG CTGCAGTACCCCGAGCTGTCCTGCCAGGTCTTCCTGTGCCAGCGGTCTGGAGAGGAAAGCTACAACCTGGACTCCGTGGCCAAAAATGGATTGG CTCTGGAGCTGGGCCCCCAGCCACAGGGTGTGCTGCGGGCTGACATTTTCTCAAGGATGAGGACCCTGGTGGCCACAGTTCTGGACTTCATCGAACTCTTCAACCAGG GTACGGCCTTTCCCGCCTTTGAGATGGAAGCCTATAGACCCGTGGGCGTCGTGGACTTCCCTCGCACTGACGCCGGGGACCTGGCAGGCACTGTGCATCCTCAGCTgcag GACCAAGACTTCCAGCCGCTGCAGCCCGGTGCTCCCATCTTCCAAATGTTCAGTGGGGAGGACCTGCTCTATGACGGGGAGTCCACGGTGTACCCCGTGTTCATTAATGAGGCTGCCTACTATGAGAAGGGCATTGCCTTTGTCCAGACTGAGAAGTTCACATTCACCGTGCCTGCCATGCCTGTGCTGAACCCTGCCCCGAGCCCAGCTTCCTAA
- the TBX10 gene encoding T-box transcription factor TBX10, whose amino-acid sequence MGFWRQALGGLSGSEMAFLSAGFGILAPSETYPLPTTSSGWEPRLGSPFPSGPCTSSTGAQAVAESNGQGPKNPRVSSVTVQLEMKPLWEEFNQLGTEMIVTKAGRRMFPPFQVKILGMDSLADYALLMDFIPLDDKRYRYAFHSSAWLVAGKADPATPGRVHFHPDSPAKGAQWMRQIVSFDKLKLTNNLLDDNGHIILNSMHRYQPRFHVVFVDPRKDSERYAQENFKSFIFTETQFTAVTAYQNHRITQLKIASNPFAKGFRESDLDSWPVAPQPLLSVPARSHSSLSPCLLKGATERKKDPNKASASTSRTPARLHHQLLPPPEALLAPATYRPVTYQSLYSGASSHLGIPRTRPAPYPLPNIRADSDQGGLPLPAGLGLLSPTVVCLGPGQDSQ is encoded by the exons ATGGGCTTCTGGAGGCAGGCTCTGGGCGGGCTGTCAGGGTCAGAGATGG CCTTCCTGTCCGCTGGCTTCGGCATACTTGCACCCTCAGAGACCTACCCACTACCCACAACCAGCTCTGGCTGGGAGCCCCGGCTGGGGTCGCCATTCCCATCAGGCCCTTGCACCAGCTCTACTGGGGCCCAAGCTGTGGCCGAGTCCAATGGGCAGGGCCCCAAGAACCCACGTGTGTCTAGTGTGACGGTTCAGTTGGAGATGAAGCCTCTGTGGGAGGAATTCAACCAGCTGGGAACTGAGATGATCGTTACCAAGGCAGGCAG AAGGATGTTCCCCCCCTTCCAGGTGAAGATCCTGGGCATGGACTCCCTGGCTGACTACGCCCTGCTCATGGACTTCATCCCCCTGGACGACAAGAGATACAG GTATGCCTTCCACAGCTCGGCCTGGCTGGTGGCGGGCAAGGCAGACCCAGCCACGCCCGGCCGCGTGCACTTCCACCCTGACTCGCCGGCCAAGGGTGCCCAGTGGATGCGCCAGATCGTGTCCTTCGACAAGCTCAAGCTGACCAACAACCTGCTGGATGACAATGGCCAC ATCATTCTCAACTCCATGCACCGCTACCAGCCCCGTTTCCACGTGGTCTTCGTGGACCCACGCAAGGACAGTGAGCGCTACGCCCAGGAGAACTTCAAATCCTTCATCTTCACGGAGACCCAGTTCACAGCCGTGACGGCCTATCAGAACCACAGG ATCACCCAGCTGAAAATCGCCAGCAACCCTTTTGCCAAGGGCTTTAGAGAGAGTGACCTGGATTCCTG GCCTGTAGCCCCACAGCCCCTGCTCAGTGTCCCAGCCCGGAGTCACAGCAGCCTCAGTCCCTGTTTGCTGAAGGGCGccacagagaggaagaaag ACCCCAACAAAGCTTCAGCTTCCACCTCCAGGACCCCTGCTCGGCTCCATCATCAGCTGCTGCCCCCACCTGAGGCCCTGCTGGCCCCAGCCACCTACAGGCCTGTCACCTATCAGAGCCTGTACTCTGGAGCCTCAAGTCACCTAGGGATCCCAAGGACCCGACCGGCACCATACCCCCTCCCCAACATCCGGGCTGATAGTGATCAAGGaggcctgcctctcccagctggTCTGGGGCTCCTGTCCCCCACTGTGGTGTGCCTGGGGCCTGGCCAGGACTCCCAGTGA
- the NUDT8 gene encoding mitochondrial coenzyme A diphosphatase NUDT8 isoform X5, whose amino-acid sequence MLPDCLSAEGELRCRRLLAGATARLRARPASAAVLVPLCSVRGVPALLYTLRSSRLTGRHKGDVSFPGGKCDPADQDVVHTALRETQEELGLAVPEEHVWGLLRPVYDPQKATVVPVLAGVGPLDPQSLRPNSEEVDEVFALPLAHLLQTQNQGYTHFCQRGHFHYTLPVFLHGPHRVWGLTAVITEFALQLLAPGTYQPRLAGLSWPGAEGLAHPQQPLVSPCQASSTSGLNKGL is encoded by the exons ATGCTGCCCGACTGCCTGTCGGCCGAGGGCGAGCTGCGCTGCCGCCGGCTGCTGGCGGGGGCCACGGCCCGACTCCGCGCACGGCCCGCGTCGGCCGCGGTGCTCGTGCCTCTCTGCTCAGTGCGCGGGGTCCCGGCTCTGCTGTATACGCTGCGGTCCAGCCGCCTGACCGGGAGGCACAAGGGCGACGTTAG TTTCCCAGGCGGCAAGTGCGACCCGGCTGACCAGGACGTGGTGCACACGGCCCTGCGGGAAACCCAGGAGGAACTGGGCCTGGCAGTGCCCGAGGAGCACGTGTGGGGCCTGCTGCGGCCTGTGTATGATCCG CAAAAGGCCACCGTGGTGCCAGTGCTTGCTGGTGTGGGCCCACTGGATCCCCAGAGCCTCAGGCCCAACTCGGAGGAG GTGGATGAGGTGTTTGCACTCCCACTAGCCCACCTGCTGCAGACGCAGAATCAGGGCTATACCCACTTCTGCCAGCGTGGCCACTTCCACTACACACTACCTGTCTTCCTGCATGGACCACACCGGGTCTGGGGCCTCACAGCTGTCATCACCGAGTTTGCCCTGCAGCTGCTGGCACCTGGTACCTACCAGCCCCGCCTGGCCGGCCTGAGCTGGCCAGGGGCTGAGGGCCTGGCCCACCCTCAGCAGCCCCTGGTTTCACCCTGCCAGGCCAGCTCCACTTCAGGACTGAATAAAGGCCTTTGA
- the NUDT8 gene encoding mitochondrial coenzyme A diphosphatase NUDT8 isoform X2 has translation MIRKRPPWCQCLLVWAHWIPRASGPTRRRSPAWYQRCFFTPSPRPGVFPAAPVLRHFSESPPPVGVPMAGTAAAGGRPPRVSMQEHMAIDVSPGPIRPIRLISHYFPHFYPLTEPALHPPDLRPAAASTIRSAPQPQPDPEPERDSDDSTVLGTLEFTLLFDADNSALHCTAHRAKGLKPLASGSVDTYVKANLLPGNSKASQLRTRTIRGMRVPVWEETLTYHGFTRQDAACKTLRLCVCEDPWLWRQRRAPPLGELQVPLRKLVPNRARSFDIYLEKRRLAKRPKSLDTARGMSLYEEEVETEVAWEERGRVLLSLCYSSQRGGLLVGVLRCVHLAPMDANGYSDPFVCLFLHPNAGKKSKFKTSVRRKTLNPEFNEEFFYSGPREELAQKTLLVSVWDYDLGTADDFIGGVQLGSHASGERLRHWLEYLGHSDHRLELWHPLDSKPVQLSN, from the exons ATGATCCG CAAAAGGCCACCGTGGTGCCAGTGCTTGCTGGTGTGGGCCCACTGGATCCCCAGAGCCTCAGGCCCAACTCGGAGGAG GTCCCCTGCATGGTATCAGCGATGCTTCTTCACTCCATCTCCGAGGCCGGGTGTGTTCCCCGCAGCCCCAGTCCTCAGGCATTTCTCTGAGTCCCCGCCCCCCGTCGGGGTCCCCATGGCGGGCACGGCGGCAGCAGGTGGGCGGCCTCCCCGAGTGAGCATGCAGGAGCACATGGCCATCGATGTGAGCCCGGGCCCCATCCGGCCCATCCGCCTCATCTCCCACTACTTCCCGCACTTTTACCCTTTGACGGAGCCAGCCCTGCACCCTCCGGACCTGCGCCCCGCGGCGGCGTCCACCATCCGCTCTGCACCCCAGCCGCAGCCCGACCCAGAGCCAGAGAGAGACTCAGATGACAGCA CTGTCCTGGGCACCCTGGAGTTCACACTTCTTTTTGATGCGGACAACAGTGCCTTGCACTGCACGGCTCATCGTGCCAAG GGCCTCAAGCCGTTGGCCTCAGGCTCCGTGGACACCTATGTCAAAGCCAATCTGCTGCCAGGGAACAGCAAG GCCAGCCAGCTCCGGACACGCACCATTCGGGGTATGAGGGTACCTGTCTGGGAGGAGACACTCACCTATCACGGCTTCACCCGCCAGGATGCTGCGTGCAAGACCCTTAG GCTGTGTGTGTGCGAGGACCCATGGCTGTGGCGACAGCGGCGGGCGCCTCCCCTAGGGGAGCTGCAGGTGCCCCTGAGGAAGCTGGTGCCAAACCGAGCCAGGAGCTTCGACATCTATCTGGAGAAGCGGAGGCTG GCCAAGAGGCCCAAGAGCCTGGACACAGCCCGCGGCATGTCCCTCTATGAG GAGGAGGTGGAGACAGAGGTGGCCTGGGAGGAACGTGGGCGCGTCCTGCTGTCACTGTGCTACAGCTCTCAGCGGGGTGGCTTGCTGGTGGGTGTGCTGCGCTGCGTCCACCTGGCCCCCATGGATGCCAATGGTTACTCGGACCCCTTTGTGTGCCT TTTCCTGCATCCAAATGCAGGGAAGAAATCTAAATTCAAGACCAGTGTTCGCAGGAAGACCCTGAACCCCGAGTTCAATGAG GAATTCTTCTACTCAGGCCCACGGGAGGAGCTGGCCCAGAAGACGCTGCTAGTGTCTGTGTGGGACTATGACCTGGGCACGGCTGATGACTTCATTG GCGGGGTGCAGCTGGGCAGCCATGCCAGTGGGGAGCGCCTGCGGCACTGGCTTGAGTACCTGGGCCACAGTGACCACCGCCTGGAGCTGTGGCACCCACTGGACAGCAAGCCTGTCCAGCTCAGCAACTAG
- the NUDT8 gene encoding mitochondrial coenzyme A diphosphatase NUDT8 isoform X1, whose translation MIRKRPPWCQCLLVWAHWIPRASGPTRRRSPAWYQRCFFTPSPRPGVFPAAPVLRHFSESPPPVGVPMAGTAAAGGRPPRVSMQEHMAIDVSPGPIRPIRLISHYFPHFYPLTEPALHPPDLRPAAASTIRSAPQPQPDPEPERDSDDSTVLGTLEFTLLFDADNSALHCTAHRAKGLKPLASGSVDTYVKANLLPGNSKASQLRTRTIRGMRVPVWEETLTYHGFTRQDAACKTLRLCVCEDPWLWRQRRAPPLGELQVPLRKLVPNRARSFDIYLEKRRLAKRPKSLDTARGMSLYEEEVETEVAWEERGRVLLSLCYSSQRGGLLVGVLRCVHLAPMDANGYSDPFVCLFLHPNAGKKSKFKTSVRRKTLNPEFNEEFFYSGPREELAQKTLLVSVWDYDLGTADDFIGEWEHEELGWGPSRLLAVLDPSPMAGGVQLGSHASGERLRHWLEYLGHSDHRLELWHPLDSKPVQLSN comes from the exons ATGATCCG CAAAAGGCCACCGTGGTGCCAGTGCTTGCTGGTGTGGGCCCACTGGATCCCCAGAGCCTCAGGCCCAACTCGGAGGAG GTCCCCTGCATGGTATCAGCGATGCTTCTTCACTCCATCTCCGAGGCCGGGTGTGTTCCCCGCAGCCCCAGTCCTCAGGCATTTCTCTGAGTCCCCGCCCCCCGTCGGGGTCCCCATGGCGGGCACGGCGGCAGCAGGTGGGCGGCCTCCCCGAGTGAGCATGCAGGAGCACATGGCCATCGATGTGAGCCCGGGCCCCATCCGGCCCATCCGCCTCATCTCCCACTACTTCCCGCACTTTTACCCTTTGACGGAGCCAGCCCTGCACCCTCCGGACCTGCGCCCCGCGGCGGCGTCCACCATCCGCTCTGCACCCCAGCCGCAGCCCGACCCAGAGCCAGAGAGAGACTCAGATGACAGCA CTGTCCTGGGCACCCTGGAGTTCACACTTCTTTTTGATGCGGACAACAGTGCCTTGCACTGCACGGCTCATCGTGCCAAG GGCCTCAAGCCGTTGGCCTCAGGCTCCGTGGACACCTATGTCAAAGCCAATCTGCTGCCAGGGAACAGCAAG GCCAGCCAGCTCCGGACACGCACCATTCGGGGTATGAGGGTACCTGTCTGGGAGGAGACACTCACCTATCACGGCTTCACCCGCCAGGATGCTGCGTGCAAGACCCTTAG GCTGTGTGTGTGCGAGGACCCATGGCTGTGGCGACAGCGGCGGGCGCCTCCCCTAGGGGAGCTGCAGGTGCCCCTGAGGAAGCTGGTGCCAAACCGAGCCAGGAGCTTCGACATCTATCTGGAGAAGCGGAGGCTG GCCAAGAGGCCCAAGAGCCTGGACACAGCCCGCGGCATGTCCCTCTATGAG GAGGAGGTGGAGACAGAGGTGGCCTGGGAGGAACGTGGGCGCGTCCTGCTGTCACTGTGCTACAGCTCTCAGCGGGGTGGCTTGCTGGTGGGTGTGCTGCGCTGCGTCCACCTGGCCCCCATGGATGCCAATGGTTACTCGGACCCCTTTGTGTGCCT TTTCCTGCATCCAAATGCAGGGAAGAAATCTAAATTCAAGACCAGTGTTCGCAGGAAGACCCTGAACCCCGAGTTCAATGAG GAATTCTTCTACTCAGGCCCACGGGAGGAGCTGGCCCAGAAGACGCTGCTAGTGTCTGTGTGGGACTATGACCTGGGCACGGCTGATGACTTCATTGGTGAGTGGGAACATgaggagctggggtgggggcccAGTAGGCTCCTGGCGGTTCTTGACCCATCCCCCATGGCAGGCGGGGTGCAGCTGGGCAGCCATGCCAGTGGGGAGCGCCTGCGGCACTGGCTTGAGTACCTGGGCCACAGTGACCACCGCCTGGAGCTGTGGCACCCACTGGACAGCAAGCCTGTCCAGCTCAGCAACTAG
- the NUDT8 gene encoding mitochondrial coenzyme A diphosphatase NUDT8 isoform X4 has product MIRKRPPWCQCLLVWAHWIPRASGPTRRRSPAWYQRCFFTPSPRPGVFPAAPVLRHFSESPPPVGVPMAGTAAAGGRPPRVSMQEHMAIDVSPGPIRPIRLISHYFPHFYPLTEPALHPPDLRPAAASTIRSAPQPQPDPEPERDSDDSTVLGTLEFTLLFDADNSALHCTAHRAKGLKPLASGSVDTYVKANLLPGNSKASQLRTRTIRGMRVPVWEETLTYHGFTRQDAACKTLRLCVCEDPWLWRQRRAPPLGELQVPLRKLVPNRARSFDIYLEKRRLAKRPKSLDTARGMSLYEEEVETEVAWEERGRVLLSLCYSSQRGGLLVGVLRCVHLAPMDANGYSDPFVCLFLHPNAGKKSKFKTSVRRKTLNPEFNEEFFYSGPREELAQKTLLVSVWDYDLGTADDFIAGQPCQWGAPAALA; this is encoded by the exons ATGATCCG CAAAAGGCCACCGTGGTGCCAGTGCTTGCTGGTGTGGGCCCACTGGATCCCCAGAGCCTCAGGCCCAACTCGGAGGAG GTCCCCTGCATGGTATCAGCGATGCTTCTTCACTCCATCTCCGAGGCCGGGTGTGTTCCCCGCAGCCCCAGTCCTCAGGCATTTCTCTGAGTCCCCGCCCCCCGTCGGGGTCCCCATGGCGGGCACGGCGGCAGCAGGTGGGCGGCCTCCCCGAGTGAGCATGCAGGAGCACATGGCCATCGATGTGAGCCCGGGCCCCATCCGGCCCATCCGCCTCATCTCCCACTACTTCCCGCACTTTTACCCTTTGACGGAGCCAGCCCTGCACCCTCCGGACCTGCGCCCCGCGGCGGCGTCCACCATCCGCTCTGCACCCCAGCCGCAGCCCGACCCAGAGCCAGAGAGAGACTCAGATGACAGCA CTGTCCTGGGCACCCTGGAGTTCACACTTCTTTTTGATGCGGACAACAGTGCCTTGCACTGCACGGCTCATCGTGCCAAG GGCCTCAAGCCGTTGGCCTCAGGCTCCGTGGACACCTATGTCAAAGCCAATCTGCTGCCAGGGAACAGCAAG GCCAGCCAGCTCCGGACACGCACCATTCGGGGTATGAGGGTACCTGTCTGGGAGGAGACACTCACCTATCACGGCTTCACCCGCCAGGATGCTGCGTGCAAGACCCTTAG GCTGTGTGTGTGCGAGGACCCATGGCTGTGGCGACAGCGGCGGGCGCCTCCCCTAGGGGAGCTGCAGGTGCCCCTGAGGAAGCTGGTGCCAAACCGAGCCAGGAGCTTCGACATCTATCTGGAGAAGCGGAGGCTG GCCAAGAGGCCCAAGAGCCTGGACACAGCCCGCGGCATGTCCCTCTATGAG GAGGAGGTGGAGACAGAGGTGGCCTGGGAGGAACGTGGGCGCGTCCTGCTGTCACTGTGCTACAGCTCTCAGCGGGGTGGCTTGCTGGTGGGTGTGCTGCGCTGCGTCCACCTGGCCCCCATGGATGCCAATGGTTACTCGGACCCCTTTGTGTGCCT TTTCCTGCATCCAAATGCAGGGAAGAAATCTAAATTCAAGACCAGTGTTCGCAGGAAGACCCTGAACCCCGAGTTCAATGAG GAATTCTTCTACTCAGGCCCACGGGAGGAGCTGGCCCAGAAGACGCTGCTAGTGTCTGTGTGGGACTATGACCTGGGCACGGCTGATGACTTCATTG CTGGGCAGCCATGCCAGTGGGGAGCGCCTGCGGCACTGGCTTGA
- the NUDT8 gene encoding mitochondrial coenzyme A diphosphatase NUDT8 isoform X3 has product MIRKRPPWCQCLLVWAHWIPRASGPTRRRSPAWYQRCFFTPSPRPGVFPAAPVLRHFSESPPPVGVPMAGTAAAALHPPDLRPAAASTIRSAPQPQPDPEPERDSDDSTVLGTLEFTLLFDADNSALHCTAHRAKGLKPLASGSVDTYVKANLLPGNSKASQLRTRTIRGMRVPVWEETLTYHGFTRQDAACKTLRLCVCEDPWLWRQRRAPPLGELQVPLRKLVPNRARSFDIYLEKRRLAKRPKSLDTARGMSLYEEEVETEVAWEERGRVLLSLCYSSQRGGLLVGVLRCVHLAPMDANGYSDPFVCLFLHPNAGKKSKFKTSVRRKTLNPEFNEEFFYSGPREELAQKTLLVSVWDYDLGTADDFIGEWEHEELGWGPSRLLAVLDPSPMAGGVQLGSHASGERLRHWLEYLGHSDHRLELWHPLDSKPVQLSN; this is encoded by the exons ATGATCCG CAAAAGGCCACCGTGGTGCCAGTGCTTGCTGGTGTGGGCCCACTGGATCCCCAGAGCCTCAGGCCCAACTCGGAGGAG GTCCCCTGCATGGTATCAGCGATGCTTCTTCACTCCATCTCCGAGGCCGGGTGTGTTCCCCGCAGCCCCAGTCCTCAGGCATTTCTCTGAGTCCCCGCCCCCCGTCGGGGTCCCCATGGCGGGCACGGCGGCAGCAG CCCTGCACCCTCCGGACCTGCGCCCCGCGGCGGCGTCCACCATCCGCTCTGCACCCCAGCCGCAGCCCGACCCAGAGCCAGAGAGAGACTCAGATGACAGCA CTGTCCTGGGCACCCTGGAGTTCACACTTCTTTTTGATGCGGACAACAGTGCCTTGCACTGCACGGCTCATCGTGCCAAG GGCCTCAAGCCGTTGGCCTCAGGCTCCGTGGACACCTATGTCAAAGCCAATCTGCTGCCAGGGAACAGCAAG GCCAGCCAGCTCCGGACACGCACCATTCGGGGTATGAGGGTACCTGTCTGGGAGGAGACACTCACCTATCACGGCTTCACCCGCCAGGATGCTGCGTGCAAGACCCTTAG GCTGTGTGTGTGCGAGGACCCATGGCTGTGGCGACAGCGGCGGGCGCCTCCCCTAGGGGAGCTGCAGGTGCCCCTGAGGAAGCTGGTGCCAAACCGAGCCAGGAGCTTCGACATCTATCTGGAGAAGCGGAGGCTG GCCAAGAGGCCCAAGAGCCTGGACACAGCCCGCGGCATGTCCCTCTATGAG GAGGAGGTGGAGACAGAGGTGGCCTGGGAGGAACGTGGGCGCGTCCTGCTGTCACTGTGCTACAGCTCTCAGCGGGGTGGCTTGCTGGTGGGTGTGCTGCGCTGCGTCCACCTGGCCCCCATGGATGCCAATGGTTACTCGGACCCCTTTGTGTGCCT TTTCCTGCATCCAAATGCAGGGAAGAAATCTAAATTCAAGACCAGTGTTCGCAGGAAGACCCTGAACCCCGAGTTCAATGAG GAATTCTTCTACTCAGGCCCACGGGAGGAGCTGGCCCAGAAGACGCTGCTAGTGTCTGTGTGGGACTATGACCTGGGCACGGCTGATGACTTCATTGGTGAGTGGGAACATgaggagctggggtgggggcccAGTAGGCTCCTGGCGGTTCTTGACCCATCCCCCATGGCAGGCGGGGTGCAGCTGGGCAGCCATGCCAGTGGGGAGCGCCTGCGGCACTGGCTTGAGTACCTGGGCCACAGTGACCACCGCCTGGAGCTGTGGCACCCACTGGACAGCAAGCCTGTCCAGCTCAGCAACTAG